Genomic DNA from Alphaproteobacteria bacterium:
AGATCGATCGGGCGCTCACGATCCGAGATAAGCGCGCTGAACCCGCTCATCGTTGAGGAGTTCCTCGCCCGAGCCGGACAGCACGATCTTCCCACTTTCCATCACGTAGCCAAAATCGGCGAGACTGAGCGCCATCAATGCATTCTGCTCGACGAGGAGTATCGTAACGCCGTTTTCGTTGATCGTGCGGATCGCCTCGAAGACGGTCTCGACCATGACGGGAGATAGTCCCATGCTGGGCTCGTCCATGAGAAGAATGCGCGGCCGCGACATCATGGCGCGAGCGGTCGCGACCATCTGCTGTTCGCCTCCGGAGAGAGTGCCGGCAACCTGCTTCAGCCGCTCGCGCAACCGCGGGAACAGGTCCAGCATGCGCTCCTTGTCGTCGGCAATACCCTGACGGTCGTTGCGCGCGAACGCCCCCATGTTGAGATTTTCGCTCACGGTGAGGCGCGCGAAAATGCGCCGTCCCTCGGGAACTTGGACGATCCCGAGTGCGGTGATCTCGTGGGGTTTGTAGATTGCGAGCTTCTGGCCGTCGAGACGCACCTCGCCGTGGCGTGCGTGAAGGATGCCGCTGATCGCCATCAAGGTCGTCGTCTTTCCGGCCCCGTTGGCGCCGACGAGTGTGACGATCTGCTTATCCTCGACGGCGAGCGAGATGCCCTTCAAGGCCTCGATATTGTCGTAGAACACATGGATGTCGTCGACTTCGAGAAGGGACATCGGTTTTTTCTCTATTTCGTTAGGTACCGGGTCCGCCCGCCGCGGGCCCGCTCGCCGCGGAGCGCTCGGCCGCACTTCTGCGGAAGACCCGCCGCGCACCCGTGGAACTGCCGAGATAGGCCTCGATCACTTTGGGATCGTTCTTGACCTCGGACGGTGTTCCTTCCGCAATTTTCACGCCATGGTCCAGCACCGTCACTTTATCCGACATGCCCATGACGACGCGCATTTGGTGCTCGATGAGCAGGATCGTGATGCCGAATTCGTCGCGCACGCGATGGATGAAATCCATCATGCTAATGGTCTCGCGGGGATTCATCCCCGCGGTCGGCTCGTCAAGCATGAGGAGTCTTGGCTGTGTCGCAAGTGCTCGGCCGATCTCGAGGCGGCGCTGTTCGCCATAGGCAAGATTACGCGCGAGCACGTCGCCCCGGCCCTTGAGGCCGACGAAGCGGAGGAGCTTCAGCGCTTCCTCGTGGGCGAGCCGTTCATCCTCCCTGGTGAATCGCGAGTTGACGAGCGCACCCCACCAGCGGGATTTCAGATGAAGGTGCATCCCGACCAGGAGATTCTCGATCGCGGTTATGTTCCGGAAGAGGCGGATGTTCTGGTAGGTGCGGCTAATGCCCGCCGCCGCGACCATGTCGGGCGTGAGACCGTCGACACGCTCGTTTTGGAACCAAATCTCGCCCGACGACGCGCGCAGATTCTGCATGACGCAATTGAAGACCGTCGTCTTGCCCGCCCCGTTCGGCCCGATGATGCTGTGAATCTTTGTGGCGGCAACCGCGAGGTTAAGATCGCCCACGGCGACGAGGCCGCCGAAGCGCATGGTCAGGCTCTTGGTGACGAGGATGTTGTCGTTGACCACGCGAGCGCTCCTATGCGTCGGGCTTAAGCACCTCGGACGGCGGCGCCATGGCAACCGCCCCGCCGCCGGTCCGCTCGAGTACCGCAAGCTCATCCTCGGAAATCTCGTCGTCGGCGTGTAGCTCCCGCCGGCGCGTCTGCGAGGGCCACAACCCCTCCGGCTTGATTCGCATCATGACGACGAGGGCGACGCCGTAGAAGAGATAGCGGTACTCGCCGAACTCGCGCATCAGTTCGGGCAGGCCCACGAGTGCGGCCGAGCCGACGATCACGCCGGGCAGGCTTCCCATCCCGCCCACGATGACGAGCGCAAGCACGTTAATCGATATGAGAAGCTGGAAGCTGCTCGGATAGACCGAGGTCAGCATCACCGCGAAGATCGACCCGGCGAGGCCGGCGAAGGCCGCACCGAGGCCGTAGGCAAGGAGCTTGACCTTGACCAGGTTCACGCCAAGGGCTTGCGCCACGTCCTCGTCGTCGCGGAGCGCCATCCACGCGCGCCCCAGCCGCGAATTCTCAAGCCGCCAGGCGCAGTAGGCGGCAACCGCCGAGGCGACCAGCGTTAGGTAGAAAAGATCGACGGGATCCGAGAGCTCGAAGCTGCCGATCACGGGTTTGGGAATCTGAAGAATTCCCTGGGCACCCGCGAGAAGCGGGGCCGCGAAATCCGATTGCACGATGACGCGCACGATCTCGCCAAGTCCCATCGTGGCGACCGCAAGGTAGTCGCCGCGAACGCCGAGCACCGGCAATCCGAAGATCACGCCCACGACCACGGACATGAAGACCGCGATCGGCATCGCGACCCAATAGGAGAGCGTGGGGATCGCCGTGTAGGAGGCAAGCGCGTGGGGGCTGTCGGCGGTCAGAAGGGCGGTCGTATAGGCGCCAACCGCGAAAAACGCGACGAAACCGAGATCGAGGAGGCCGGC
This window encodes:
- a CDS encoding ABC transporter ATP-binding protein yields the protein MSLLEVDDIHVFYDNIEALKGISLAVEDKQIVTLVGANGAGKTTTLMAISGILHARHGEVRLDGQKLAIYKPHEITALGIVQVPEGRRIFARLTVSENLNMGAFARNDRQGIADDKERMLDLFPRLRERLKQVAGTLSGGEQQMVATARAMMSRPRILLMDEPSMGLSPVMVETVFEAIRTINENGVTILLVEQNALMALSLADFGYVMESGKIVLSGSGEELLNDERVQRAYLGS
- a CDS encoding ABC transporter ATP-binding protein, with the translated sequence MRFGGLVAVGDLNLAVAATKIHSIIGPNGAGKTTVFNCVMQNLRASSGEIWFQNERVDGLTPDMVAAAGISRTYQNIRLFRNITAIENLLVGMHLHLKSRWWGALVNSRFTREDERLAHEEALKLLRFVGLKGRGDVLARNLAYGEQRRLEIGRALATQPRLLMLDEPTAGMNPRETISMMDFIHRVRDEFGITILLIEHQMRVVMGMSDKVTVLDHGVKIAEGTPSEVKNDPKVIEAYLGSSTGARRVFRRSAAERSAASGPAAGGPGT
- a CDS encoding branched-chain amino acid ABC transporter permease, which translates into the protein MSAQVAPERLIAPRKAATPLQQAILTGLVFGIIGLYLAIVGILAMFNNRWIVVDVLTLGQAALLAIGLGVGAFVASRSKDRAYFSVAWRGLVAGAIAGAIIAVLVVAMDLVNLRVIFIALSPELFEILTFHSGLGAGIAILVAGGAVLGMFGGLLALSAPIVRRPVLIGFATVIVVGVFEELIQIMMQWGDLIGAVRDFLFDYDGLLLQGAAVIFLVTVGVVVGSAALKRRGVEFAAIVPPAQRQHLGLMKALFAVLILVLFPIVAGSYIGQVLMLVGLYILMGMGLNLEVGLAGLLDLGFVAFFAVGAYTTALLTADSPHALASYTAIPTLSYWVAMPIAVFMSVVVGVIFGLPVLGVRGDYLAVATMGLGEIVRVIVQSDFAAPLLAGAQGILQIPKPVIGSFELSDPVDLFYLTLVASAVAAYCAWRLENSRLGRAWMALRDDEDVAQALGVNLVKVKLLAYGLGAAFAGLAGSIFAVMLTSVYPSSFQLLISINVLALVIVGGMGSLPGVIVGSAALVGLPELMREFGEYRYLFYGVALVVMMRIKPEGLWPSQTRRRELHADDEISEDELAVLERTGGGAVAMAPPSEVLKPDA